A genomic stretch from Streptomyces sp. QL37 includes:
- a CDS encoding ABC transporter permease: protein MPEQKPWDETTGSGAISGAGAGGAMDLAMDEGTTLEKTPGGPEGTGPAGKPRSLWSDAWRDLRRNPVFIISGLVILFLVIISIWPSLIADQDPLNCDLAKAQEGSQPGHPFGFDGQGCDVYTRTVYGARTSVAVGVLSTLGVSLLGGVLGGLAGFFGGTWDAVLSRITDVFFGIPVVLGGLVFLSVVTSSTVWPVIGFIVLLGWPQIARIARGSVITAKQNDYVQAARALGASNSRMMLRHITPNAVAPVIVVATIALGTYISLEATLSFLGVGLKPPAVSWGIDISAASQYIRNAPHMLLWPAGALAVTVLAFIMLGDAVRDALDPKLR from the coding sequence ATGCCTGAGCAGAAGCCGTGGGACGAGACGACGGGCAGCGGAGCGATCTCGGGTGCCGGTGCGGGCGGGGCGATGGACCTCGCCATGGACGAGGGCACCACGCTGGAGAAGACGCCCGGCGGCCCCGAGGGCACCGGGCCCGCCGGCAAGCCGCGCAGCCTGTGGTCCGACGCCTGGCGCGACCTGCGCCGCAACCCGGTCTTCATCATCTCCGGGCTGGTCATCCTCTTCCTGGTGATCATCTCGATCTGGCCGTCGCTGATCGCCGACCAGGACCCCCTCAACTGCGACCTGGCCAAGGCCCAGGAGGGCTCCCAGCCCGGCCATCCCTTCGGCTTCGACGGACAGGGCTGCGACGTCTACACCCGCACCGTCTACGGCGCGCGGACCTCGGTGGCCGTCGGCGTCCTGTCCACCCTCGGGGTCTCGCTGCTCGGGGGCGTGCTGGGCGGCCTCGCCGGCTTCTTCGGCGGGACCTGGGACGCCGTGCTCTCCCGCATCACGGACGTCTTCTTCGGCATCCCCGTGGTCCTCGGCGGGCTGGTCTTCCTGTCCGTCGTCACCAGCTCCACCGTCTGGCCCGTGATCGGCTTCATCGTGCTGCTGGGCTGGCCCCAGATCGCACGCATCGCCCGGGGCTCCGTCATCACCGCCAAACAGAACGACTACGTCCAGGCCGCCCGCGCGCTGGGTGCCTCCAACTCGCGGATGATGCTCCGGCACATCACCCCCAACGCCGTCGCCCCGGTCATCGTCGTCGCGACCATCGCCCTCGGTACGTACATCTCGCTGGAGGCGACCCTCTCGTTCCTCGGGGTGGGCCTGAAGCCGCCGGCGGTCTCCTGGGGGATCGACATCTCCGCCGCCTCCCAGTACATCCGCAACGCCCCGCACATGCTGCTCTGGCCGGCCGGGGCGCTGGCGGTCACCGTGCTCGCCTTCATCATGCTCGGCGACGCGGTGCGCGACGCCCTCGACCCCAAGCTGCGCTGA
- a CDS encoding ABC transporter ATP-binding protein — protein MLLEVRDLHVEFHTRDGVAKAVNGVNYSVSEGETLAVLGESGSGKSVTAQAIMGILDTPPGKISGGEILFKDRDLLKLRNEERRRIRGQEMAMIFQDALSSLNPVLSVGAQLGEMFVVHRGMSRGDAKARAIELMDRVRIPAARQRVGDFPHQFSGGMRQRIMIAMALALEPDLIIADEPTTALDVTVQAQVMELLAELQRELNMGLILITHDLGVVADVADKIAVMYAGRIVETSPVHEIYRAPAHPYTKGLLRSIPRLDQKGQELYAIKGLPPNLLRIPPGCAFHPRCPMAQAVCRTDVPPLYTVDEERRSACHFWKETLDAR, from the coding sequence ATGTTGCTCGAAGTGCGCGATCTGCACGTGGAGTTCCACACCCGGGACGGCGTCGCCAAGGCCGTCAACGGGGTCAACTACTCGGTGTCCGAAGGGGAGACGCTCGCCGTCCTCGGCGAGTCCGGCTCGGGCAAGTCCGTCACCGCCCAGGCGATCATGGGCATCCTCGACACGCCGCCCGGGAAGATCAGCGGGGGCGAGATCCTCTTCAAGGACCGCGACCTGCTGAAGCTCAGGAACGAGGAGCGCCGGCGGATCCGCGGCCAGGAGATGGCCATGATCTTCCAGGACGCGCTGTCCTCGCTGAATCCGGTCCTCAGCGTGGGCGCGCAGCTCGGCGAGATGTTCGTCGTGCACCGGGGGATGTCACGGGGCGACGCCAAGGCCAGGGCCATCGAGCTGATGGACCGGGTGCGCATCCCGGCGGCCCGGCAGCGGGTGGGCGACTTCCCCCACCAGTTCTCCGGCGGCATGCGCCAGCGCATCATGATCGCGATGGCGCTGGCCCTGGAGCCCGACCTGATCATCGCCGACGAACCGACCACCGCCCTCGACGTGACCGTCCAGGCCCAGGTCATGGAACTGCTCGCGGAGCTCCAGCGCGAGCTCAACATGGGCCTCATCCTCATCACCCACGACCTCGGCGTGGTCGCCGACGTCGCCGACAAGATCGCCGTGATGTACGCCGGCCGGATCGTCGAGACCTCGCCCGTCCACGAGATCTACAGGGCACCGGCCCACCCGTACACCAAGGGCCTCCTGCGGTCGATCCCGCGCCTGGACCAGAAGGGCCAGGAGCTCTACGCGATCAAGGGGCTGCCGCCCAACCTGCTGCGCATCCCGCCGGGCTGCGCCTTCCACCCGCGCTGCCCGATGGCGCAGGCCGTCTGCCGCACGGACGTGCCGCCGCTCTACACCGTGGACGAGGAACGCCGGAGCGCCTGCCACTTCTGGAAGGAGACGCTCGATGCACGCTGA
- a CDS encoding prolyl oligopeptidase family serine peptidase codes for MTSQKLTFPRQHARTQRFTLGAPRAFTVSPDGTRVLFLRSASGTDRTNRLLVLDTGTGEERIAADPDALLGGSEEKLSPQERARRERTREGSAGIVGYAVDDAAELAAFALSGKAYVAELRAGTSRALPVPGPVIDPRPSPDGRHIAYVARGALRVVGAEGDGDRPVAEPEDAHTSYGLAEFVAAEEMSRYRGFWWSPDSDRLLVARADDSAVQRWWIADPAHPGSKPAEVAYPAAGTANAEVRLFVMGLDGTRTEVVWDRSRFPYLARVHWSSHGAPLLLVQARDQRSQLYLAVDAESGATRTVHVDEDDVWLDLFAGVPAWAPDGRLVRVADEGGARVLSVGDRPLTGDQLHIQAVLDIGESDILVQATAGEGAADPETGQSHVYRVNELGVERVSEGSGVHSAVRAGGVTVLVSASLEHPGTAVRVLRDGKRIADVANLAQEPVLTARVRLTEGGARRIPCAVLLPTGYTESDGPLPVLMDPYGGPHGRRVVAAHNPHLTSQWFADHGFAVIVADGRGAPGRSPGWEKAVRDDLTLTLDDQVEALHALAGRFPLDLSRVAMRGWSYGGYLSALAVLRRPDVFHAAVVGAPVTDWRLYDTHYTERYLGDPATRPEVYARNSLVTDEGLSEPAGTVRPMMIVHGLADDNVVVAHALRLSSALLSAGRPHEVLPLSGVTHMTPQEQVAENLLLLQVDFLRRSLGLTRA; via the coding sequence ATGACCTCGCAGAAGTTGACCTTTCCCCGCCAGCACGCCAGGACCCAGCGGTTCACCCTCGGCGCACCTCGCGCGTTCACCGTCTCACCGGATGGGACGCGAGTGCTGTTCCTCCGGTCGGCCTCCGGCACCGACCGGACGAACCGGCTCCTGGTGCTGGACACCGGGACGGGCGAGGAGCGGATCGCGGCCGATCCCGACGCCCTGCTGGGCGGTTCGGAGGAGAAGCTGTCGCCCCAGGAGCGGGCGCGGCGCGAGCGGACCCGGGAGGGCTCGGCGGGCATCGTGGGCTACGCGGTGGACGACGCGGCCGAGTTGGCGGCCTTCGCGCTCTCCGGGAAGGCGTACGTCGCCGAGTTGAGGGCGGGCACGTCACGCGCCCTGCCCGTACCGGGTCCGGTGATCGACCCGCGCCCCTCCCCGGACGGCCGGCACATCGCCTACGTGGCACGGGGCGCGCTGCGCGTCGTGGGGGCGGAGGGCGACGGTGACCGGCCGGTCGCGGAGCCGGAGGACGCCCACACCTCTTACGGCCTCGCGGAGTTCGTCGCGGCCGAGGAGATGAGCCGCTACCGCGGTTTCTGGTGGTCGCCGGACTCGGACCGCCTGCTGGTCGCCCGGGCCGACGACAGCGCCGTACAGCGGTGGTGGATCGCCGATCCGGCACACCCCGGGAGCAAGCCGGCCGAGGTGGCCTATCCGGCGGCGGGGACGGCCAACGCCGAGGTGCGGCTCTTCGTGATGGGCCTGGACGGCACCCGCACGGAGGTTGTCTGGGACCGGTCCCGCTTTCCCTACCTGGCGCGGGTGCACTGGTCCTCGCACGGCGCCCCGCTGCTCCTGGTGCAGGCCCGTGACCAGCGCAGTCAGCTGTACCTGGCCGTCGACGCGGAGAGCGGAGCGACTCGCACGGTGCACGTCGACGAGGACGACGTGTGGCTTGATCTTTTCGCCGGGGTGCCCGCCTGGGCTCCCGACGGGCGGCTGGTGCGGGTTGCCGACGAGGGGGGCGCGCGGGTGCTCTCGGTCGGCGACCGGCCACTGACCGGCGACCAGCTGCACATCCAGGCGGTCCTGGACATCGGGGAGTCCGACATCCTGGTGCAGGCGACCGCGGGCGAGGGTGCGGCGGATCCGGAGACGGGGCAGAGCCATGTGTACCGGGTCAACGAGCTGGGCGTGGAGCGCGTCAGCGAGGGCTCCGGGGTGCACTCCGCGGTGCGCGCGGGCGGTGTGACGGTGCTGGTCTCGGCGTCCCTGGAGCACCCCGGAACGGCCGTGCGGGTGCTGCGGGACGGCAAGCGGATCGCCGATGTCGCGAACCTCGCCCAGGAGCCGGTCCTGACCGCCCGGGTGCGGCTGACGGAGGGGGGCGCACGGCGGATCCCGTGCGCCGTGCTGCTCCCCACCGGGTACACGGAATCGGACGGGCCGCTGCCGGTCCTGATGGATCCCTACGGCGGCCCGCACGGCCGGCGGGTGGTCGCGGCCCACAATCCGCACCTCACGTCCCAGTGGTTCGCGGACCACGGTTTCGCCGTGATCGTCGCGGACGGCCGGGGCGCGCCCGGCCGTTCCCCCGGCTGGGAGAAGGCGGTGCGGGACGATCTCACGCTCACCCTCGACGACCAGGTCGAGGCGTTGCACGCCCTGGCCGGACGTTTTCCGCTGGACCTCTCCAGGGTGGCCATGCGGGGCTGGTCGTACGGCGGCTATCTGTCGGCGCTCGCGGTGCTCAGGCGCCCCGATGTCTTCCACGCGGCCGTCGTCGGCGCACCGGTGACGGACTGGCGGCTGTACGACACCCATTACACCGAGCGCTATCTCGGCGACCCCGCGACCCGGCCCGAGGTGTACGCCCGCAACTCGCTGGTCACGGACGAGGGGCTCTCCGAGCCGGCCGGCACGGTGCGGCCGATGATGATCGTCCACGGTCTGGCCGACGACAACGTGGTGGTCGCCCACGCGCTGCGGCTCTCCTCCGCGCTGCTGTCCGCCGGACGCCCGCACGAGGTGCTGCCGTTGAGCGGGGTGACGCACATGACACCGCAGGAGCAGGTGGCCGAGAATCTGCTGCTGCTCCAGGTGGACTTCCTGCGGCGGTCCCTGGGGCTGACCCGGGCTTAG
- a CDS encoding ABC transporter substrate-binding protein: MRGATQARWAACAVAVALAATACGGGDSGGGGGADGIVSSSWGDPQNPLEPANTNEVQGGKVLDMVFRGLVRYDPKTGEAKNEIAEKIESTDSQNFTITIKDNWTFSNGEKITAKSFVDAWNYGAALKNNQKNAYFFQYIDGYDKVHPESGKASATTLSGLKVVNGTTFTAKLSQKFSLWPDTLGYAAFVPLPKVFYTDHDAWLSKPVGNGPYTIDQYAKGSSMNLRRWDDYPGADKAQNGGIDLKVYTDNNTAYTDLTAGNLDLVDDVPASQLKNVEADLGDRYINTPAGIIQTLAFPFYEKAWDTPGAIKVRQGLSMAINREQITDQIFQKTRTPASDWTSPVLGDEGGFKKGLCGPACEYDKAEAKKLIEEGGGIPGGQLKISYNADTGSHKEWVDAVCNSINNVMGNNKACVGGPVGTFADFRSQVSTQKLTGAWRAGWQMDYPLIQNFLQPLYYTNAPSNDGKWSNQKFDDLVDKANAESDKAKAVTTFQDAEKVLVEQMPVIPLWYQNGSAGYSDRVENVSLNPFSVPVYDQIKVK; encoded by the coding sequence ATGCGCGGAGCCACACAGGCCAGGTGGGCCGCATGCGCCGTCGCTGTCGCCCTGGCGGCCACGGCCTGCGGCGGCGGGGACAGCGGTGGCGGCGGTGGCGCCGACGGGATCGTGAGCTCGTCCTGGGGTGACCCGCAGAACCCGCTGGAGCCGGCGAACACCAACGAGGTGCAGGGCGGCAAGGTCCTCGACATGGTCTTCCGAGGGCTCGTGCGCTACGACCCCAAGACCGGCGAGGCCAAGAACGAGATCGCCGAGAAGATCGAGTCGACGGACTCGCAGAACTTCACGATCACGATCAAGGACAACTGGACCTTCAGCAACGGCGAGAAGATCACCGCGAAGTCGTTCGTCGACGCCTGGAACTACGGCGCCGCTCTGAAGAACAACCAGAAGAACGCCTATTTCTTCCAGTACATCGACGGTTACGACAAGGTGCACCCGGAGTCCGGCAAGGCGTCCGCCACCACCCTCTCCGGCCTCAAGGTGGTCAACGGCACGACCTTCACGGCCAAGCTCTCGCAGAAGTTCTCGCTCTGGCCCGACACCCTCGGCTACGCCGCGTTCGTGCCGCTGCCCAAGGTCTTCTACACCGACCACGACGCCTGGCTCTCCAAGCCCGTCGGCAACGGTCCCTACACCATCGACCAGTACGCCAAGGGCTCGTCGATGAACCTGCGCCGGTGGGACGACTACCCCGGTGCGGACAAGGCGCAGAACGGCGGCATCGACCTCAAGGTCTACACCGACAACAACACCGCCTACACCGACCTGACCGCGGGCAACCTCGACCTGGTCGACGACGTACCCGCCTCGCAGCTCAAGAACGTCGAGGCGGACCTGGGCGACCGGTACATCAACACCCCCGCCGGCATCATCCAGACGCTCGCCTTCCCGTTCTACGAGAAGGCCTGGGACACCCCGGGCGCGATCAAGGTCCGCCAGGGCCTGTCCATGGCGATCAACCGTGAGCAGATCACCGACCAGATCTTCCAGAAGACCCGCACCCCCGCCTCCGACTGGACCTCACCGGTCCTCGGCGACGAGGGCGGCTTCAAGAAGGGCCTGTGCGGCCCCGCGTGCGAGTACGACAAGGCGGAGGCCAAGAAGCTGATCGAGGAGGGCGGCGGCATCCCCGGCGGCCAGCTCAAGATCTCGTACAACGCCGACACCGGTTCCCACAAGGAATGGGTCGACGCGGTCTGCAACAGCATCAACAACGTCATGGGCAACAACAAGGCGTGCGTCGGCGGGCCCGTCGGCACCTTCGCCGACTTCCGCAGCCAGGTCTCCACCCAGAAGCTGACCGGAGCCTGGCGCGCGGGCTGGCAGATGGACTACCCGCTGATCCAGAACTTCCTCCAGCCGCTCTACTACACCAACGCCCCGTCCAACGACGGCAAGTGGAGCAACCAGAAGTTCGACGACCTGGTCGACAAGGCCAACGCGGAGAGCGACAAGGCCAAGGCCGTCACCACCTTCCAGGACGCGGAGAAGGTCCTCGTCGAGCAGATGCCCGTCATCCCGCTCTGGTACCAGAACGGCAGCGCGGGCTACTCGGACAGGGTCGAGAACGTCTCGCTGAACCCCTTCAGCGTCCCGGTGTACGACCAGATCAAGGTCAAGTGA
- a CDS encoding ABC transporter permease, whose amino-acid sequence MGRYVIRRLLQMIPVFFGTTLLIFLMVNVMGDPIAGLCGDRQCEPGTAAQLRSEFGLDKPVWQQYLTYMGNVFTGDFGTAFNGQKVTELMATAFPITIRLTIVAIVFEIVIGISLGVVTGLRRGRPVDTTVLILTLVVISVPTFVTGLLLQLLLGVEWGVIKPSVSSEAPVDELIVPGLVLASVSLAYVTRLTRTSIAENARADYVRTAVAKGLPRRRVVVRHLLRNSLIPVITFIGTDVGALMGGAIVTERIFNIHGVGYQLYQGILRQNSQTVVGFVTVLVLVFLAANLIVDLLYAVLDPRIRYA is encoded by the coding sequence ATGGGACGTTATGTGATCCGGCGGCTGCTGCAGATGATCCCGGTCTTCTTCGGCACCACGCTGCTGATCTTCCTCATGGTGAACGTGATGGGCGACCCCATCGCGGGCCTCTGCGGCGACCGCCAGTGCGAACCAGGGACCGCCGCCCAGCTGCGCAGCGAGTTCGGCCTCGACAAGCCGGTCTGGCAGCAGTACCTGACCTACATGGGCAACGTCTTCACCGGCGACTTCGGCACCGCGTTCAACGGCCAGAAGGTCACGGAGCTGATGGCCACCGCCTTCCCGATCACCATCCGGCTCACCATCGTCGCGATCGTGTTCGAGATCGTCATCGGCATCAGCCTCGGCGTCGTCACCGGCCTGCGCCGAGGCCGGCCCGTCGACACCACGGTGCTGATCCTGACGCTGGTCGTCATCTCCGTACCGACGTTCGTCACCGGCCTGCTGCTCCAGCTCCTCCTCGGAGTGGAGTGGGGCGTCATCAAGCCGTCCGTCTCCTCGGAGGCCCCGGTCGACGAACTGATCGTGCCCGGGCTGGTCCTGGCCTCCGTCTCCCTGGCCTACGTCACCCGGCTCACCCGTACGTCGATCGCCGAGAACGCCCGTGCCGACTACGTCCGTACCGCCGTGGCCAAGGGCCTCCCCAGACGTCGTGTGGTCGTGCGGCACCTGCTGCGCAACTCCCTGATCCCCGTCATCACCTTCATCGGCACGGACGTGGGTGCCCTGATGGGCGGGGCGATCGTCACCGAGCGCATCTTCAACATCCACGGGGTCGGCTACCAGCTCTACCAGGGGATCCTGCGGCAGAACTCCCAGACCGTCGTCGGGTTCGTCACCGTCCTGGTCCTCGTCTTCCTGGCGGCCAACCTGATCGTCGACCTCCTGTACGCCGTACTCGACCCGAGGATCCGCTATGCCTGA
- a CDS encoding dipeptide ABC transporter ATP-binding protein codes for MADLEKGSVDATPNVTEVATVNASTESEAVAAIDAPVSQGEPILQVRNLVKHFPLTQGILFKKQVGAVKAVDGISFDLYQGETLGIVGESGCGKSTVAKLLMTLERATAGEVFYKGQDITKLSGRALKAVRRNIQMVFQDPYTSLNPRMTVGDIIGETFEIHPEAAPKGERRRKVQDLLDVVGLNPEYINRYPHQFSGGQRQRIGIARGLALNPEIIICDEPVSALDVSVQAQVINLMEKLQDEFNLSYLFIAHDLSIVRHISDRVGVMYLGKMAEIGTDTQIYDHPTHPYTQALLSAVPVPDPEARDGRERIILSGDVPSPANPPSGCRFRTRCWKAQEKCATEVPLLAIPERFKASDTPAAHESACHFAEEKDVVHAA; via the coding sequence ATGGCTGACCTCGAGAAGGGGTCCGTGGACGCCACCCCGAACGTCACCGAAGTGGCGACGGTCAACGCGAGCACCGAGTCCGAGGCCGTCGCGGCCATCGACGCGCCGGTCTCGCAGGGGGAGCCGATCCTCCAGGTGCGCAACCTGGTCAAGCACTTCCCGCTGACCCAGGGCATCCTGTTCAAGAAGCAGGTCGGCGCGGTCAAGGCCGTGGACGGGATCTCGTTCGACCTCTACCAGGGCGAGACCCTCGGCATCGTGGGCGAGTCCGGCTGCGGCAAGTCGACGGTCGCCAAGCTCCTGATGACGCTGGAGCGGGCCACCGCCGGCGAGGTCTTCTACAAGGGCCAGGACATCACCAAGCTGTCCGGCCGTGCGCTGAAGGCCGTGCGCCGCAACATCCAGATGGTGTTCCAGGACCCGTACACCTCGCTGAACCCGCGTATGACGGTCGGCGACATCATCGGGGAGACCTTCGAGATCCACCCCGAGGCCGCCCCGAAGGGTGAGCGGCGCCGCAAGGTGCAGGACCTCCTGGACGTCGTCGGCCTGAACCCGGAGTACATCAACCGGTATCCGCACCAGTTCTCCGGCGGCCAGCGCCAGCGCATCGGGATCGCCCGGGGCCTCGCGCTCAACCCGGAGATCATCATCTGCGACGAGCCGGTCTCCGCGCTCGACGTGTCGGTGCAGGCGCAGGTCATCAACCTGATGGAGAAGCTCCAGGACGAGTTCAACCTCTCCTACCTCTTCATCGCGCACGACCTGTCGATCGTCCGGCACATCTCGGACCGGGTCGGCGTCATGTACCTCGGCAAGATGGCCGAGATCGGTACGGACACGCAGATCTACGACCACCCGACGCACCCCTACACCCAGGCGCTGCTGTCGGCGGTCCCCGTCCCGGACCCCGAGGCCCGTGACGGACGCGAGCGGATCATCCTCTCCGGTGACGTCCCGTCGCCGGCGAACCCGCCGTCCGGCTGCCGCTTCCGCACGCGGTGCTGGAAGGCCCAGGAGAAGTGCGCCACCGAGGTGCCGCTGCTGGCGATCCCCGAGCGCTTCAAGGCCTCGGACACGCCGGCCGCGCACGAGTCGGCGTGCCACTTCGCCGAGGAGAAGGACGTCGTCCACGCGGCGTAG
- a CDS encoding dipeptide ABC transporter ATP-binding protein encodes MHADETGRGGGGSTLQAEAPVRPYAEGDPILEVRGLVKHYPLTRGILFKKQVGAVKAVDGVDFDLAAGETLGIVGESGCGKSTVAKMLVHLEPPTGGSIRYKGEDVTKLSGRALKAVRRNIQMVFQDPYTSLNPRMTVGDIIGEPYEIHPEVAPKGSRRQKVQDLLDVVGLNPEYINRYPHQFSGGQRQRIGIARGLALNPEIIVADEPVSALDVSVQAQVVNLLDRLQTEFDLSFLFIAHDLSIVRHISDRVGVMYLGRIVEIGTDEEIYDHPTHPYTQALLSAVPVPDPTAREHRERIILHGDVPSPANIPSGCRFRTRCWKAQERCELEVPLLAVPAVFRDTATPARHDSACHFAEEKQVVPPEDLRESPGDDKG; translated from the coding sequence ATGCACGCTGACGAGACGGGCCGCGGGGGCGGCGGGTCCACGCTCCAGGCCGAGGCGCCCGTGCGCCCGTACGCCGAGGGCGACCCGATCCTGGAGGTGCGCGGGCTGGTCAAGCACTACCCGCTGACCCGGGGCATCCTCTTCAAGAAGCAGGTCGGCGCGGTCAAGGCCGTCGACGGCGTGGACTTCGACCTCGCGGCGGGCGAGACGCTCGGCATCGTGGGGGAGTCCGGCTGCGGCAAGTCGACCGTCGCCAAGATGCTCGTCCACCTGGAGCCGCCGACCGGGGGCTCGATCCGCTACAAGGGCGAGGACGTCACCAAGCTGTCCGGGCGCGCCCTGAAGGCCGTGCGCCGCAACATCCAGATGGTGTTCCAGGACCCGTACACCTCGCTGAACCCGCGCATGACGGTCGGCGACATCATCGGGGAGCCGTACGAGATCCACCCCGAGGTGGCGCCCAAGGGGAGCCGCCGGCAGAAGGTCCAGGACCTGCTCGACGTCGTGGGGCTGAACCCGGAGTACATCAACCGGTATCCGCACCAGTTCTCCGGCGGGCAGCGTCAGCGCATCGGGATCGCCCGGGGTCTCGCGCTCAACCCCGAGATCATCGTCGCCGACGAACCGGTCTCCGCGCTCGACGTGTCCGTCCAGGCCCAGGTGGTCAACCTGCTGGACCGGTTGCAGACCGAATTCGACCTGAGCTTCCTCTTCATCGCGCACGACCTGTCGATCGTCCGGCACATCTCCGACCGCGTCGGCGTCATGTACCTGGGCAGGATCGTCGAGATCGGCACGGACGAGGAGATCTACGACCACCCGACGCACCCCTACACCCAGGCGCTGCTGTCGGCCGTCCCGGTGCCCGACCCGACGGCCCGCGAGCACCGCGAGCGGATCATCCTCCACGGTGACGTGCCCTCGCCGGCGAACATCCCGTCCGGCTGCCGCTTCCGCACCCGGTGCTGGAAGGCGCAGGAGCGGTGCGAGCTGGAGGTGCCGCTGCTGGCGGTCCCGGCGGTCTTCCGGGACACGGCGACACCCGCCCGGCACGACTCCGCCTGCCACTTCGCCGAGGAGAAGCAGGTGGTGCCGCCGGAGGACCTGCGGGAGAGCCCCGGGGACGACAAAGGATGA